The proteins below come from a single Oncorhynchus keta strain PuntledgeMale-10-30-2019 chromosome 1, Oket_V2, whole genome shotgun sequence genomic window:
- the si:ch211-284e20.8 gene encoding LOW QUALITY PROTEIN: fetuin-B (The sequence of the model RefSeq protein was modified relative to this genomic sequence to represent the inferred CDS: inserted 1 base in 1 codon) gives MAPLPGDPCGGVPGPGGPEEGLDQINSDLTEGFILSLNRIYDIKVSKGAEGAGVLFNLTIDVLETKCHVISKKPWKKCEVKDVANVPVYGHCMASISVGKSVEMCSYKCAMQQVPATVIVDTCPDCPTVVQLNDPVLAETTNQXLQKYNIMNRLPNYFTLLNVTGATMQVCETVLL, from the exons ATGGCG CCCCTCCCCGGTGACCCCTGCGGTGGGGTGCCAGGGCCCGGAGGTCCAGAGGAAGGCCTGGACCAGATCAATTCTGACCTCACCGAAGGATTCATCCTCAGCCTCAACAGAATCTATGAT ATAAAGGTGAGTAAAGGTGCT gAAGGAGCAGGCGTGCTGTTCAACCTGACCATAGACGTGCTGGAGACAAAGTGTCATGTGATCAGCAAGAAGCCGTGGAAGAAATGTGAAGTAAAGGATGTAGCTAACGTACCA GTGTATGGGCATTGTATGGCATCTATCTCTGTTGGGAAGAGTGTGGAAATGTGCAGCTATAAATGTGCCATGCAACAAG TGCCTGCCACGGTCATCGTCGACACGTGTCCAGACTGTCCAACAGTAGTGCAGCTGAATGACCCCGTCCTAGCGGAGACGACCAATC TCCTCCAGAAATACAATATAATGAATCGCCTGCCAAACTACTTCACCCTCCTCAACGTAACAGGAGCTACAATGCAGGTCTGTGAGACCGTCCTGTtgtag
- the fetub gene encoding fetuin B: protein MMKQCALLLLACVYAHAAPLEASMKPGSCQDAVALGAAGQALDKINKDRTEGYVFGLHRLSNVNQMEHGETGVVFYLTMDVLETDCHVISKKNAKDCEVPKAENTPVYGQCKAVIYMNRVHRVVRLYNYNCVVRPAAAAKVAQQCPDCPSAMPKDHPEILKTATLSMEKFNKDSGLANHFAILNITRARTSMGMATFYFAEFTIQETTCANTTDPSAASKCPLMACEFAHKGHCKGSHSHDMGGQEFVTVNCEVFENENSKKEKAAHLLGGETDHSHTLQSGKHGKDHTHNATGAHDHAHDHAHDHAHDHTKDHKHDGAHAHDHKDGAHGHSHGDGAAGGHDHSHDHGHGHDHAHAHHAKAHNHSTDTGPHQHHNYKHDGEGHTHEHDHELSLDHDHKHTHLHEHEHHHHHHEHPHGSESRHPPQGTVTVLPALGLPMTLPSFPEQPVGEKGATLPMVQDPNIPGMSQPTILPFPTTVSAQCPAEVKDEDNFVKELFAEDPLFKAAA from the exons ATGATGAAGCAGTGTGCCTTGTTGTTGCTGGCGTGTGTGTATGCTCATGCCGCCCCCCTGGAAGCCAGCATGAAGCCCGGGTCGTGCCAGGACGCCGTGGCCCTGGGAGCAGCAGGACAGGCCCTCGACAAGATCAACAAGGACCGCACAGAGGGCTACGTGTTCGGGCTCCACCGCCTCAGTAACGTCAACCAGATGGAGCAT ggGGAAACAGGGGTTGTGTTCTACCTGACTATGGATGTGCTGGAGACTGACTGCCACGTGATCAGCAAGAAAAACGCAAAGGACTGTGAGGTCCCCAAGGCTGAAAACACACCG GTCTACGGTCAATGCAAGGCTGTTATCTACATGAACAGAGTCCATAGAGTGGTTCGTCTGtacaactacaactgtgtggtCAGACCAG CGGCTGCGGCGAAAGTGGCTCAGCAGTGCCCAGACTGTCCCTCTGCCATGCCCAAGGACCACCCGGAGATCCTGAAGACGGCCACCCTGTCCATGGAGAAGTTCAACAAGGACAGCGGCTTGGCCAATCACTTCGCCATCCTCAACATCACCCGTGCGCGGACATcg ATGGGCATGGCAACCTTCTACTTTGCAGAGTTCACCATCCAGGAGACGACTTGTGCCAACACCACCGACCCTTCCGCAGCCTCCAAGTGTCCTCTGATGGCCTGCGAGTTTGCA CACAAAGGACACTGCAAGGGATCCCACTCTCACGACATGGGAGGCCAGGAGTTTGTCACGGTCAACTGTGAGGTCTTTGAGAATGAG AACTCAAAGAAGGAGAAGGCAGCTCACCTgttgggaggagagacagaccacAGCCACACCCTTCAGTCTGGAAAACACGGCAAAGACCACACCCATAATGCCACCGGCGCTCACGACCACGCTCACGACCACGCTCACGACCACGCTCACGACCACACCAAAGACCACAAACACGACGGCGCCCACGCCCATGATCATAAAGACGGTGCCCATGGTCACTCTCATGGCGATGGAGCTGCTGGCGGTCACGACCACTCTCATGACCACGGTCACGGTCACGACCACGCTCACGCCCACCACGCCAAGGCCCATAACCACAGCACTGACACCGGACCGCACCAGCATCACAACTACAAGCACGACGGCGAGGGCCACACTCACGAGCATGACCATGAGCTATCCTTGGATCACGACCACAAGCACACTCACCTGCACGAGCACgagcaccaccaccatcaccacgaGCACCCACACGGGTCCGAGTCCCGCCACCCTCCCCAGGGAACCGTGACAGTCCTCCCCGCCCTGGGCCTGCCCATGACCCTGCCCTCCTTCCCCGAACAGCCTGTGGGTGAGAAGGGCGCCACTCTGCCCATGGTCCAAGACCCAAATATCCCTGGGATGAGCCAGCCCACCATCCTGCCCTTCCCCACCACTGTGTCTGCTCAGTGCCCTGCTGAGGTCAAGGATGAGGACAACTTTGTGAAGGAGCTCTTTGCTGAGGACCCCCTCTTCAAAGCAGCCGCGTAA